TCGCCGAGCCCAAGCCGAAGCGGCACTTCACGATCGGCATCGTCGACGATGTGAGCCACACCAGCCTGCGCTGGGACGCCGACTTCGACACCGAGGGCAAGGACACGACGCGCGGGGTCTTCTTTGGTCTCGGCAGCGACGGCACCGTCAGCGCCGTCAAGAACACCGTCAAGATCGTCGGCGAGAACACGCCGCTGCACGCGCAGGGCTACTTCGTCTACGACTCGAAGAAGTCGGGGTCGATCACCGTCTCGCACCTGCGCATCAGCCCGCGGCCGATTCACTCGACCTATCTGATCCAGCGCGCCAACTTCGTCGCTTGCCACCAGTTCAGCTTCCTCGAGCGACTCGACGTGCTGAGCTACGCGGAGCCTGGCGCCACCTTCCTCCTCAACAGCCCCTACGCTGCTGCGGAGGTCTGGGAGAAGCTGCCGCAGGAGACGCAGCAGCAGATCATCGACAAAGCGCTGACCTTCTACGTCATCGACGCCGACAAGGTGGCGCAGGAGGCCGGGCTGCCTGGTCGCATCAACACGGTGATGCAAACCTGCTTCTTCGGCCTCTCGAAGATGCTGCCGCGCGACGAGGCGATCGCTCAGATCAAGGACGCGATCACCAAGACCTACAACAAGCGCGGCGACGCCGTGCTGCGCCGCAACTACGCGGCGGTCGACGCCAGCCTGGAGGGTATCGCGCGGGTCACCGTACCGGCGCGGGCGAGCAGCGCGCTGCGCCGCCACGACTTCGCCGCCCTCGACGGCACGACCGACTTCTTCAAGCGCGTGACCGCGTTGATTCTCAGCGGCCAAGGCGACTTGCTGCCGGTCAGCGCGCTCCCGCCTGACGGCACCTTCCCCGTCGGCTCGGCGATCTGGGAGAAGCGCAGCATCGCCACGGAGATCCCGATCTGGGACGACACGATCTGCACGCAGTGCGGCCTGTGTGCGATCGTTTGCCCGCATGCCGCGATTCGCATGAAGACCTTCACGCCGGCCGCCGCCGCCAGCGCCCCCGCGGGCTTCGTCACGCGGCCCTGGGGCGGCAAAGAACAGCCCGCTGGCACCTTGATGCGGATTCAGGTGGCGCCAGAGGACTGCACCGGCTGCGCTGTCTGCGTCGACGTTTGCCCGGCTCGCAGCAAGGAGGTCGCCAAGCATAAGGCGATCAACATGCAGCTCAAGGACCCGCACCTCGAGCGCGAGCGCGCCAATTTCGCCTTCTTCGCCGCGCTGCCGGAGATCGACCGTCAGTCGGTCGCGACCGACGGGGTCAAGGGCTCCCAGCTCCTCGAGCCGCTCTTCCAGTTCTCGGGCGCCTGCGCCGGGTGCGGCGAGACGCCCTACCTCAAGCTGCTCAGCCAGCTCTTCGGCGATCGGATGGTCGTCGCCAACGCGACCGGCTGCTCGTCGATCTACGGCGGCAACCTGCCGACGACGCCCTGGTCGGCCAACCGCGACGGCCGCGGACCGGCCTGGGCCAACTCGCTCTTCGAGGACAACGCGGAGTTCGGACTCGGGATGCGCTTGGCGCTCGATCAACAGCGCACGCTGGCGCGACAGCTGCTGGCCGAGCTCGCCGACGAGCTGCGGCCGACGCTCAGCCCGGCGAGCTACGAGGCGCTGCTGCAAGAGCATCCGCGCAGCGAGGCGGGCTACGCCGAGCAGCGGCAGCGCGTCGCCGAGCTCACGCGCGCGCTGGAGACGCTCGGCGGACGCCCAGCCGCGCGGCAACTGACGAGCGTCGTCGACGCGCTGGTCGAGCGCAGCCTCTGGATCATCGGTGGGGACGGCTGGGCCTATGACATCGGCTTCGGCGGCCTCGACCATGTGATGGCCTCGGGACGCAACGTCAACATCCTGGTGCTCGACACCGAGGTCTATTCCAACACCGGAGGTCAGGCCTCGAAGGCCACGCCGCGTGGTGCGGTCGCCAAGTTTGCCGCCAGCGGCAAGGCCAGCGGCAAGAAGGACCTCGGCATGATCGCGATGGCCTACGGCAACGTCTACGTCGCGCAGATCGCGCTGGGAGCGCAGCCCCGGCAGACCATCCGCGCGTTGGTCGAGGCCGAGGCCTATCCGGGCCCCTCCTTGGTCATCGCCTACAGCACCTGTATTGCGCACGGCATCGATATGACCACCTCGATGACGCACCAGAAGGACGCGGTCAAGAGCGGGTATTGGCCGCTCTATCGCTTCTCGCCGCAGAGCGGCGCGACCCCCGACGGAAAGCCCTTCGTGCTCGACAGCCGTAAGCCGGCGATGCCGCTCAAGGACTTCGTGATGTCCGAGGCGCGCTTCGCGATGCTGGCGAAGGCCAAGCCAGAGCACGCCCAGCAGCTGCTGGCGCTGGCCCAAGAGGACGTCAACGAACGCTGGCGCCTCTACGAGCAGCTCGCCGGTGTCGAGCGCAACGTGCCGCAATAGCGACTGCGAGAGAGACTGCGAGGAAACCAGCCATGACGACCATTGACCTGAGCACCCGTTACCTCGGGCTCGAGCTCAAGAATCCGCTCGTCGCCGGGGCCTCGCCCCTGACGGGCCACATCACGCAGCTCAAGGCGCTCGAGCGAGCCGGCGTGGCCGCGGTCGTGCTGCCCTCCCTCTTCGAGGAGCAGATCGACCACGACGAGCTGGAGCTGGCGCGCCTGCGCGACTTCGGCGCCGATGGCTCGGCCGAGGCCGCGAACTACTTTCCAGAGCTGACGAGCTATCGCACCGGGCCGGACGCCTACCTAGCGCATCTCGAGGAGGCGAAGCGGGAGCTGTCGATCCCGGTGATCGGCAGCCTCAACGGCGTCTCCAGCGGCGGTTGGGTGCGCTACGCCAAGCTCTTCGAAGAGGCCGGCGCCGACGCGGTGGAGCTCAACATCTACTACATGGTCGCCGACCCCCTGCTCGGCGCCGAGGCCGTCGAGCAGCGCTACCTCGAGCTCGTGCAGCAGGTCCGGGCGGCGATCAGCATTCCCTTGGCGGTGAAGATCGGCCCCTATTTCACCGCGCTGGCGCAGATGGCCCAGCGACTGCGTGAAGCGGGGGCCGACGGCCTGGTGCTCTTCAACCGCTTCATGCAGCCGGATATCGACCTGGAGTCGCTGGAGGTCCGTCCCGGCGTTGAGCTCAGCACCTCGGCCGAGTTGCTCCTGCCCTTGCGCTGGATCGCAATCCTCAAGGGACGCGTCGCGCTCTCGCTTGCAGCCACGACCGGCGTGCACACGGCCAACGACGTGATCAAGCTGCTGCTCGCCGGCGCCGACGTCACGATGCTGGCCTCTGCGCTGCTGCGAAACGGCCCAGCCTACCCGCGGAAGCTGCTCGAGGCGCTGCAGAGCTGGCTCGAGCAGCATGAGTACACCTCGGTCGAGCAACTCAAGGGTTCGATGAGTCAGCTGCACTGTCCGGACCCCACCCAGTTCGAGCGCGCGAACTACATGAAAGCGCTCCTGAGCTACAGCTCGACCTTCTGAGCGTCGCGCCCCGAACCAGGGAGCGCTTGCCCGGGCCGCGCGTTGGCCTTGGCACTGGCCAGGGCTGTCGCCGGCAGCTTGACTTGCCGCCCAGCTCCGCTAGGATTCGGACGGACTTGCTCAGCATTTCTTCCTTCACCGCAAGCTGGCCGCGACGAGTTTCGCTCGAGCCCTGGCCAAGAGAGCCGACACGATGACGGACAACCCTGCAGTCACCACGGTCTTCGACGGCGGGCGAGCCGCCTTCAGACAGCTCCGGAAGAGCAAGCTCGTGATCGTCGCCGGAGGCGAAGGCGGCAAGCGCGAGTTCGAGCTGACGAAGGCGCGCGTCGTCGGTGGGCGCAGCCAGATCAACGATATTCAGATCGAGGACAAGGCCGTCTCGGGGACGCACTTCGAGATCGCCAGCGACGACGACGGGCACCGGTTGATCGACACCGGAAGCACCAATGGAACCTTCGTCGGCGACGTCCGTATCAAGGAGGTCTTCCTCAAGCCCGGCATGCGCTTTCGCGTCGGCCATACGGAGCTGGTCTTTCAGCCGCTCAACGACGTCGTCGAGATCGCCCTCAGCGATGAGGATCGCTTTGGCTCCGTCCTCGGCGGAAGCGTGGCGATGCGTGAGATCTTCGCCAACCTGGAGAAGGTCGCGCCGACGGATCTGACCGTGATGATCACGGGCGAGACCGGCACCGGTAAGGAGCTGGTCGCGCGCAGCATTCACGACTACAGCACGCGACGCGGCAAGCCCTTCGTCGTGCTCGACTGCGGCGCGATCCCCCGCGATCTGATCGAGTCGACGCTCTTCGGTCACGAGAAGGGCGCCTTCACCGGCGCCGTCGGCCAGCAGCGCGGCTGCTTCGAGCAGGCCCAGGGCGGCACAATCTTCCTCGACGAGATCGGCGAGCTCGACGTCGGACTGCAGCCCAAGCTGCTGCGCGTGCTCGAGAACCGCGAGATCAAGCGCGTCGGCGGCGACCGCACGATCAAGGTCGATGTCCGCGTGCTGGCCGCGACCAACCGCGAGCTGCGCTCGATGGTGCATAAGGGCGCGTTCCGCGAGGATCTCTATTTTCGCCTCTCGGTGATCACGGTGCACAACCCGCCCCTGCGCTCGCGCAAGGACGACGTGCCGCAGCTCGTGCACTACTTCCTGACTGACGTCTCGCAGCGCCGCGGCATGCAGCTCAGCATCGCCCCCGACGCGATGATGGCGCTCGTCAACCAGGAGTGGCCAGGCAACGTGCGCGAGCTGCGCAATGTCGTCGAGCGCGCCGCGTCACTCTGCGACACCTCGGTCGTGACGCGCGCGGACCTCAACCTCGGCCGCGGCTTCGTCAACTCGCCGACGAGCAGCAGCCTCGGCTCCTCCGCGAGCGTCTCGGCCGCGGCCACGGGGCTGGTCGCCTCTGGCTCGGCGAGCGCGGGCTTTCCACCGGAGCTCTTCACGCCGGGCATCGCCTTCAAGGACGCCAAGCAAAGTGTCGTCGATCACTTCGAGCGGCTCTACCTGCGCAACTTGATCGACCGCAACAAGGGCAACATCACGCGCTCCGCGCACGAGGCCGGCCTGACGCGCTACCATCTGCGCGAGCTGCTGAAGCGCCACGAGCTGGCGACGGCCGGTAGCTGAGGCGCGCTGCTAGCGGAGGGGGTCGCTGGCGGGCTGCGGCAGCACGACGCGCCACTGACCATCGACGCGCTGCAGATCGAGCAGCTCACTGCCATGATCCGCCCGGCTGATCAAGCGCACCTGGGCGCGATCACGATCAGCGTAGCTCAGCTCGATTTCTGACGCTTCGAAGCGCGGCCGCGCGAAGCCCAGGACGAGCAGGTCCTCGGCCTTGAGCCGACGCTGACCGCCGGCTTGCAGCGTGGCACGTCGGGCCAGCCGCTGCAGCATGGTGCGCGACGCAGGCGCAAGCAGCGCGAAGAGCGCCTCGGTCTGCCCGTCGCCAGCGGCCTCCAGGAACGCGCGCGCGGCGTTCTCCGGCGTGCTCCCGGCCCTGGCTCCGCAGGCCCAGGCGCCGCAGAGCAGGCCGAGGGCGGCGACGAGCGCGCGGCGGCGAGCCGCGCGGCGGGCTACCACTTCAGGCCCATCTTGGCGCGCACCTCTTGCATCGTCGCCTCGGCGAGCTGCTGGCAGTGCCCCTGCCCTTGCGCGAGCACCTCGCGCACCTCGTCGGGTCGCTCGCGCAGCGCGCGCCAGCGCTCACGGATCGGCGCGAAATGCGCCACGAGCTGATCCCCCAGGCGCTTCTTGCAGTCGACGCAGCCGATGGCGGCCGCGCGACACGCCGCGCCGATCTCCTCACATTGCTCAGGCCCGCTGAAGAAGCCGTGCAGGCTGAAGATGTTGCAGATCTCGGGGTGGCCAGGATCGGATCGCCGCTGCCGCGCGGGATCGGTCACGGCGCCGGCGAGCTTGCGGCGCAACACGGCCTCATCCTCGTCGACGGCGATATGGTTGCCGAGGCTCTTCGACATCTTCGCGGCGCCGTCCAGGCCACGCACCCGAGGCGTCGAGGTGAAGAGGGTGCGCGGCTCGGGGAAGGTCGCGCCAAAGCGGCCGTTGAAACGCCGCGCGATCTCCCGGCTGAGCTCGAGATGCTGCTCCTGATCCTCGCCCACCGGCACGCGCGAGGCCTTGTAGAGCAAGATATCCGCCGCCTGCAGCACAGGGTAAGCGAAGAGGCCGACGTTGATGTTATCCGCTTGTTGCTCGGACTTGCTCTTGAACTGCGTCTGCCGGCTGAGCTCGCCCATCGAGGTCACGCAGGTGAAAATCCACGCCAGCTCGGTGTGCTGCGGCACGGCCGACTGCACGAACAATCGGACGTGCGCCGCGTCGAGGCCGCAGGCGAGGAGTCCGGTCGCAAGCTCGAGGATCCGCCCCGGCATCTCCTCGACCGCATAGGACTGCGTGACCGCGTGCAGGTCGACGACGCAGTAGATGCACTCGTAGTCGTGTTGGATCGCGACCCAGTTACGAACCGCCCCCAGGTAGTTCCCCAGGTGCAGCACGCCGGTCGGCTGGATACCGCTGAAGACTCGTTCCATCGGGGCGGAAGCTGACAGTCCGAGGCCCGGCTGTCAATCGGCAGCAGCAGCGGGGCCGGCGCCGCCAGCACCAGCGCGCGCGAGTCGCAGCGAGACCACAAGGTCAGTCTGCAGGTCCGCGGCGATCTGCACCTCGCGCTGCCAGCGCAGGTAGCCCTGCTTGCGCACCTCGACGCGATGGCTACCGCGCGGGAGCTCGGTCGCGCGAAAGACGCGGCCCGCCACGAGGGGCCGCCGCTGGCCATCGACCCAGACCTCGACCTCGGCGAGGGGCAGGCGCAGGATCAGGGTGCCGAGGCGTAGCCCGAGCAGGCGGCGCAAAGCGGGCGTCAGAGCGCGCGCCACCGTCTCGCGGTCCGCCATTGCCGGCAACGCGAGCTCGACGACGTTGAGGCTGCGCGCCGAGGCCACCTCGAACCACTGTAGACGCAGCAGCCACTGCTCGCCCCGCGGCTGGAGAAGGCCCCAGAGCAGGCGGTCCGCGCCGAGCTCGGCGCCACCGCGAGCCATGCACGCGGCCTGCTCGTCGAGACAGCCGAAGACGAGCTTGAACTCCTCGAGCGTCTTGCAGGGCA
This genomic stretch from Pseudomonadota bacterium harbors:
- a CDS encoding sigma 54-dependent Fis family transcriptional regulator; its protein translation is MTDNPAVTTVFDGGRAAFRQLRKSKLVIVAGGEGGKREFELTKARVVGGRSQINDIQIEDKAVSGTHFEIASDDDGHRLIDTGSTNGTFVGDVRIKEVFLKPGMRFRVGHTELVFQPLNDVVEIALSDEDRFGSVLGGSVAMREIFANLEKVAPTDLTVMITGETGTGKELVARSIHDYSTRRGKPFVVLDCGAIPRDLIESTLFGHEKGAFTGAVGQQRGCFEQAQGGTIFLDEIGELDVGLQPKLLRVLENREIKRVGGDRTIKVDVRVLAATNRELRSMVHKGAFREDLYFRLSVITVHNPPLRSRKDDVPQLVHYFLTDVSQRRGMQLSIAPDAMMALVNQEWPGNVRELRNVVERAASLCDTSVVTRADLNLGRGFVNSPTSSSLGSSASVSAAATGLVASGSASAGFPPELFTPGIAFKDAKQSVVDHFERLYLRNLIDRNKGNITRSAHEAGLTRYHLRELLKRHELATAGS
- the trpS gene encoding tryptophan--tRNA ligase: MERVFSGIQPTGVLHLGNYLGAVRNWVAIQHDYECIYCVVDLHAVTQSYAVEEMPGRILELATGLLACGLDAAHVRLFVQSAVPQHTELAWIFTCVTSMGELSRQTQFKSKSEQQADNINVGLFAYPVLQAADILLYKASRVPVGEDQEQHLELSREIARRFNGRFGATFPEPRTLFTSTPRVRGLDGAAKMSKSLGNHIAVDEDEAVLRRKLAGAVTDPARQRRSDPGHPEICNIFSLHGFFSGPEQCEEIGAACRAAAIGCVDCKKRLGDQLVAHFAPIRERWRALRERPDEVREVLAQGQGHCQQLAEATMQEVRAKMGLKW
- the nifJ gene encoding pyruvate:ferredoxin (flavodoxin) oxidoreductase, which encodes MGSDTAATMVTLDGNEAAARIAYLTNEVIAIYPITPASAMGEFADAWAAEGDPNLWGTTPTVIEMQSEAGAAGAVHGALQAGALTTTFTASQGLLLMIPNMFKIAGELTPTVFHIAARTLATHALSIFGDHSDVMSTRSTGWAMLCANSVQEAQDMALIAQRSTLRARLPFLHFFDGFRTSHEVNKIVSLPVEDVRALLDDELVQAHRARALSPDRPVLRGSAQNPDVFFQAREACNPYYAAVPGIVRDALDAFAARTGRRYDLFEYHGASDAERVIVLMGSGVGAVHEAVDALQQQGSKVGVVAVRLYRPFDAEAFVAALPASVQSVAVLDRTKEPGALGEPLYQDVLAALHEAWSTGPGASRPLPRVIGGRYGLSSKEFTPAMVKAVFDHLAEPKPKRHFTIGIVDDVSHTSLRWDADFDTEGKDTTRGVFFGLGSDGTVSAVKNTVKIVGENTPLHAQGYFVYDSKKSGSITVSHLRISPRPIHSTYLIQRANFVACHQFSFLERLDVLSYAEPGATFLLNSPYAAAEVWEKLPQETQQQIIDKALTFYVIDADKVAQEAGLPGRINTVMQTCFFGLSKMLPRDEAIAQIKDAITKTYNKRGDAVLRRNYAAVDASLEGIARVTVPARASSALRRHDFAALDGTTDFFKRVTALILSGQGDLLPVSALPPDGTFPVGSAIWEKRSIATEIPIWDDTICTQCGLCAIVCPHAAIRMKTFTPAAAASAPAGFVTRPWGGKEQPAGTLMRIQVAPEDCTGCAVCVDVCPARSKEVAKHKAINMQLKDPHLERERANFAFFAALPEIDRQSVATDGVKGSQLLEPLFQFSGACAGCGETPYLKLLSQLFGDRMVVANATGCSSIYGGNLPTTPWSANRDGRGPAWANSLFEDNAEFGLGMRLALDQQRTLARQLLAELADELRPTLSPASYEALLQEHPRSEAGYAEQRQRVAELTRALETLGGRPAARQLTSVVDALVERSLWIIGGDGWAYDIGFGGLDHVMASGRNVNILVLDTEVYSNTGGQASKATPRGAVAKFAASGKASGKKDLGMIAMAYGNVYVAQIALGAQPRQTIRALVEAEAYPGPSLVIAYSTCIAHGIDMTTSMTHQKDAVKSGYWPLYRFSPQSGATPDGKPFVLDSRKPAMPLKDFVMSEARFAMLAKAKPEHAQQLLALAQEDVNERWRLYEQLAGVERNVPQ
- a CDS encoding dihydroorotate dehydrogenase-like protein, with amino-acid sequence MDLSTRYLGLELKNPLVAGASPLTGHITQLKALERAGVAAVVLPSLFEEQIDHDELELARLRDFGADGSAEAANYFPELTSYRTGPDAYLAHLEEAKRELSIPVIGSLNGVSSGGWVRYAKLFEEAGADAVELNIYYMVADPLLGAEAVEQRYLELVQQVRAAISIPLAVKIGPYFTALAQMAQRLREAGADGLVLFNRFMQPDIDLESLEVRPGVELSTSAELLLPLRWIAILKGRVALSLAATTGVHTANDVIKLLLAGADVTMLASALLRNGPAYPRKLLEALQSWLEQHEYTSVEQLKGSMSQLHCPDPTQFERANYMKALLSYSSTF
- a CDS encoding carboxypeptidase regulatory-like domain-containing protein, coding for MPGLRLLPCKTLEEFKLVFGCLDEQAACMARGGAELGADRLLWGLLQPRGEQWLLRLQWFEVASARSLNVVELALPAMADRETVARALTPALRRLLGLRLGTLILRLPLAEVEVWVDGQRRPLVAGRVFRATELPRGSHRVEVRKQGYLRWQREVQIAADLQTDLVVSLRLARAGAGGAGPAAAAD